In Thalassotalea fonticola, a single genomic region encodes these proteins:
- a CDS encoding tRNA-uridine aminocarboxypropyltransferase, whose amino-acid sequence MHAVQKLYLYRKSLSTTEFKARGWKVKRCEVCRLDQNYCICNMVKQGDSQYAFLLLMYDNEVLKPSNTGRLIADVVKDTYAFLWQRTEPNDELLALLSSNKYQPYLVFPKDYANEGQVVYEYKPEQVDIDLKNKKKPLFILIDATWRQAKKIFRKSPYLSLLPIISIPQQTSTAQEGNVNIEGNFNSRYQVRKAAKAGELATAEVAAKVLTLMGDDNNALHLDLWFDVFTYQYRRSVKQRNLADPESLTRYHEFVSANKIS is encoded by the coding sequence ATGCACGCCGTTCAAAAATTATATTTATATCGAAAAAGCCTAAGCACTACTGAGTTCAAGGCGCGAGGCTGGAAAGTTAAACGTTGTGAAGTTTGCCGATTAGACCAAAACTATTGCATTTGTAATATGGTTAAACAGGGCGACAGTCAATATGCTTTTTTATTATTGATGTATGACAATGAGGTTCTTAAGCCAAGTAACACTGGCCGGTTAATTGCCGATGTTGTTAAAGATACCTACGCTTTTCTGTGGCAAAGAACTGAGCCTAATGATGAATTATTAGCTCTACTGAGTAGTAATAAATACCAACCTTATTTAGTTTTTCCAAAAGACTATGCAAATGAGGGGCAGGTTGTGTATGAATATAAACCTGAGCAAGTTGATATTGATTTAAAAAATAAAAAGAAACCGTTATTTATCTTAATCGATGCGACTTGGCGCCAAGCAAAAAAAATATTTAGAAAAAGCCCATATTTAAGCCTGCTTCCAATAATCTCTATTCCTCAACAAACCTCAACAGCACAAGAAGGGAATGTTAACATTGAGGGCAATTTTAATTCACGCTATCAAGTAAGAAAAGCTGCTAAGGCAGGCGAATTAGCCACCGCTGAAGTTGCAGCTAAGGTATTAACTTTGATGGGCGATGATAATAATGCTTTGCACCTAGATTTATGGTTTGATGTGTTTACTTATCAATATCGACGTTCTGTAAAGCAGCGTAATTTAGCCGATCCTGAATCACTTACTCGTTATCATGAATTTGTCAGCGCTAACAAAATATCTTGA
- a CDS encoding YcgN family cysteine cluster protein, with the protein MSKKTSKAKRSPETVITPFWQTKSLSEMTEGEWESLCDGCGKCCLHKIIEEEHDDDIELADEGLQQPTDFIREGEEMLYTNVVCYLLNDKTCQCSKYSERTKLVPDCVKLTQDNLEDIFFMPDSCAYRRLQEGRGLPAWHPLLHKGKKSAMHKAGMSVRGKVIKDNEVDLQDYEEHIVTWPLADID; encoded by the coding sequence GTGAGTAAAAAAACGAGTAAAGCTAAACGGTCACCAGAGACGGTTATCACTCCCTTTTGGCAAACTAAAAGTCTGAGTGAAATGACCGAAGGTGAGTGGGAGTCACTATGCGATGGTTGTGGTAAGTGCTGCTTGCATAAAATAATCGAAGAAGAGCATGACGATGATATTGAGCTTGCTGATGAAGGTCTGCAACAACCGACGGACTTTATTCGTGAAGGTGAAGAAATGCTATACACCAATGTGGTGTGTTATCTGTTGAACGATAAAACCTGTCAGTGCAGCAAGTACTCTGAGCGTACCAAACTTGTACCTGATTGTGTAAAACTTACCCAAGATAATCTTGAAGATATATTCTTCATGCCTGATAGCTGTGCTTATCGCCGTTTACAAGAAGGTCGTGGTTTGCCAGCGTGGCATCCGCTTCTGCATAAAGGTAAAAAGTCGGCAATGCACAAAGCTGGAATGTCAGTGCGTGGTAAAGTAATTAAAGATAATGAAGTAGATTTACAAGATTACGAAGAACATATCGTAACTTGGCCTTTAGCGGATATAGATTAG
- a CDS encoding lytic murein transglycosylase, which produces MKIKHSLAAFIFASSTFLSISSSAPVAAEPHPESTSFESYVEQLKQQALTKGFSAELVEQSFANVVYHKRAVKADNNQPENVETLETYLPKRVSDWKVNKARDMLKKHKTELTKIGKQFGVQPRFIVSLWALESNFGKITGNFSVVSALATMAYDGRRESFFKSQLFDALTILEQGHIALADMKGSWAGAMGHNQFMPSSFLAYAADGDGDGKKDIWNNTSDVFASIANYLNKVGWNSEITWARQVKLPEDFDYKLAIPQNTGGRKPWLKQWGLTEMKLSGWQAAGVRKFNGNDLPQVDITAALVFPDGEEGRAYLAYDNYKSLMHWNLSYYFVTSVGHLADRIKFDQ; this is translated from the coding sequence ATGAAAATTAAACACAGTCTGGCCGCCTTCATTTTTGCCAGTTCAACGTTTCTCTCTATATCCTCTTCAGCACCAGTAGCTGCAGAGCCACACCCCGAGTCTACTAGCTTCGAAAGCTATGTTGAACAACTAAAGCAACAAGCACTGACAAAAGGCTTTTCAGCGGAGCTAGTAGAGCAGAGCTTTGCCAATGTTGTTTATCATAAACGTGCAGTTAAAGCGGATAACAATCAGCCTGAAAATGTTGAAACCCTGGAAACATATTTACCTAAACGGGTATCTGACTGGAAAGTTAATAAAGCCCGTGACATGCTGAAAAAGCATAAAACCGAGCTTACAAAAATTGGCAAGCAATTTGGCGTACAACCAAGGTTTATCGTGTCTTTATGGGCATTAGAGTCAAATTTTGGCAAGATCACCGGTAATTTTAGTGTCGTTTCTGCCTTAGCTACCATGGCTTATGATGGCCGTAGAGAGAGCTTCTTTAAGAGCCAATTGTTTGATGCCTTAACTATACTCGAGCAAGGCCATATCGCCCTTGCTGATATGAAAGGTTCTTGGGCCGGTGCCATGGGACATAATCAATTCATGCCAAGTTCATTTCTAGCCTATGCCGCAGATGGCGATGGCGATGGCAAAAAAGACATTTGGAACAACACCTCTGATGTATTTGCATCGATTGCAAACTACTTAAATAAAGTTGGCTGGAATAGTGAAATTACTTGGGCAAGACAAGTAAAGTTACCTGAAGATTTTGATTATAAATTGGCTATCCCACAAAATACTGGTGGCCGTAAACCATGGTTGAAGCAATGGGGCTTAACTGAAATGAAGTTGAGTGGTTGGCAGGCAGCTGGTGTTCGTAAATTTAATGGCAATGACTTACCGCAAGTAGACATCACCGCGGCACTCGTTTTCCCAGATGGCGAAGAAGGCCGAGCCTATTTAGCTTACGATAACTATAAATCACTAATGCATTGGAATTTGTCTTATTACTTTGTTACCAGTGTTGGCCACTTGGCTGACCGCATAAAGTTTGATCAATAA
- a CDS encoding YcgL domain-containing protein, which produces MLCAVYKSSRKLETYLYVLKRDDFSAVPDALMATFGTPQLVTLINLANRDKLAIADIEKLKTKLSQHGFYLQLPPPTEDLLKKHRIDHGVEDL; this is translated from the coding sequence ATGTTGTGTGCGGTTTATAAAAGCTCGAGAAAACTTGAAACTTACTTATATGTATTGAAACGGGATGATTTTTCAGCAGTACCTGATGCGCTTATGGCCACATTTGGCACCCCGCAATTGGTTACCTTGATTAACCTTGCCAATCGTGACAAATTAGCAATAGCAGATATTGAAAAATTAAAAACTAAATTAAGCCAACATGGTTTTTATTTGCAATTACCACCGCCTACAGAAGATTTATTAAAAAAACACCGCATTGATCATGGTGTAGAAGACCTATAA
- the rnd gene encoding ribonuclease D, translated as MQFTYIQDQQSLQDYCSAVKDADLLAVDTEFVRTRTLYPNLGLIQVYDGNELALIDPVAIDDLEPFWQLLKNESLLKIIHSCSEDLEVFLHAGNCKPANMIDSQVIMSFLGHGLSMGYAAMIKHYLDIDVDKSESRTDWMKRPLSDKQLDYAAADVLHLHEISSKLFSDIEASGFLNAAKQESQQQIDKKFTAIDVDKLYLDNKQAWKLAPQQLLFLQHLLAWRYDQAVKRNLPLSFVAKDHTLMILAQRNPQSVGAMASYDGIEILDVRHKGKAMLNVLRVANKEPEEVYPKIITRLDAYPGYKQVFKAVKNKIAQLAEAEGLDAQVVAGKKQINQFLSWYWQLNEQQLDKVELLKGWRGELFTQPLTDFADSGF; from the coding sequence GTGCAATTTACCTATATTCAAGATCAACAGAGCCTACAAGACTATTGCTCTGCGGTTAAAGATGCTGATTTACTTGCCGTTGATACCGAATTTGTTCGTACCCGCACCTTGTACCCAAATTTAGGCTTAATTCAAGTCTATGATGGCAATGAACTGGCGTTAATTGATCCTGTCGCGATTGATGATTTAGAGCCTTTTTGGCAATTACTTAAAAATGAGTCTTTGTTAAAAATTATTCATTCCTGCTCAGAAGACCTGGAAGTATTTTTACATGCTGGCAATTGTAAACCTGCCAATATGATTGACTCGCAAGTTATCATGTCGTTTTTAGGTCATGGTTTATCGATGGGTTATGCGGCAATGATTAAGCATTATTTAGATATAGATGTAGATAAAAGTGAATCAAGAACTGATTGGATGAAACGTCCTTTAAGTGACAAGCAATTAGATTACGCGGCAGCAGATGTATTACATTTGCATGAAATAAGCAGTAAATTGTTCTCTGACATTGAAGCTTCTGGTTTTTTGAATGCAGCCAAGCAAGAGTCACAGCAGCAAATTGATAAAAAATTCACCGCTATAGATGTTGATAAACTTTACCTTGATAATAAACAAGCGTGGAAACTAGCACCGCAACAGTTATTGTTTTTGCAACACCTACTAGCATGGCGATATGATCAGGCAGTAAAGCGCAATTTGCCGCTAAGTTTTGTTGCTAAAGATCATACCCTGATGATTTTAGCACAACGCAATCCACAAAGTGTTGGTGCGATGGCAAGCTATGATGGTATTGAAATTTTAGATGTTCGTCATAAAGGCAAAGCGATGCTTAATGTTTTACGCGTTGCAAATAAAGAGCCTGAAGAGGTTTACCCTAAAATTATAACTCGCTTAGATGCTTACCCTGGCTATAAACAAGTGTTCAAGGCTGTTAAAAACAAAATTGCGCAGTTAGCCGAAGCTGAAGGGCTTGATGCACAAGTTGTTGCCGGTAAAAAACAAATTAACCAATTTCTCTCCTGGTATTGGCAGTTAAATGAGCAACAGCTTGATAAAGTCGAGTTATTAAAAGGTTGGCGGGGAGAGTTATTTACGCAACCGTTAACTGATTTCGCCGATTCAGGCTTTTAA